A genomic region of Halopelagius longus contains the following coding sequences:
- the pstC gene encoding phosphate ABC transporter permease subunit PstC codes for MTSTTEKPPSGASAPFRRRFDRARRFVAETERSALATALVGSVSLLAAFVGFLVSSPLTVALFAAFLATTGYGWVRHRELTAEAVTLTMTISTILVLGLITVFIFVEAWPAVAYESAEVFGVTVPGARMFLQTRWDAASPPVRYSMVPMIHGTLVVTTIATLVAGPLGVAAALFISEIAPATVRELVKPGVEILAGIPSIVYGFIGFTILSPWASEKFDLVGQGTYLFVGVVVGLMALPTVVSVAEDALDSVPESMKSGSLALGTTDWQTMTAITLPAAFSGVSAAVLLGVGRAIGETMAATVMLRNNPKIAEPLYNVFYGYETLTSLIAANYGEATGLQMNALFVAGVILFVTVLCLSVGSQLIEARMRRKLGGSD; via the coding sequence ATGACATCGACGACAGAGAAGCCCCCCTCGGGGGCGTCAGCTCCGTTTCGGCGGCGGTTCGACCGGGCGCGGCGATTCGTAGCGGAGACCGAACGGTCGGCGCTGGCCACCGCCTTGGTCGGGTCGGTCAGCCTCTTGGCGGCGTTCGTCGGCTTCCTCGTAAGCTCCCCGCTGACGGTCGCCCTCTTCGCCGCGTTCCTCGCGACGACGGGGTACGGGTGGGTCCGCCACCGGGAACTGACCGCCGAGGCGGTCACCCTGACGATGACGATTTCGACGATTCTGGTTCTCGGGCTCATCACGGTGTTCATCTTCGTGGAGGCGTGGCCCGCGGTAGCGTACGAGAGCGCGGAGGTGTTCGGCGTGACCGTCCCCGGCGCGCGGATGTTCCTCCAGACGCGGTGGGACGCCGCGTCGCCGCCGGTTCGCTACTCGATGGTCCCGATGATACACGGGACGCTCGTGGTGACGACGATAGCCACGCTCGTCGCCGGACCCCTCGGCGTCGCCGCGGCGCTTTTCATCAGCGAAATCGCCCCGGCGACGGTCCGCGAACTCGTCAAGCCCGGCGTCGAGATTCTCGCCGGCATCCCCTCCATCGTCTACGGGTTCATCGGGTTCACGATACTCAGCCCGTGGGCCTCCGAGAAGTTCGACCTCGTCGGGCAGGGGACGTACCTGTTCGTCGGCGTCGTCGTCGGCCTGATGGCGCTCCCGACGGTGGTGTCGGTCGCCGAGGATGCCCTCGACAGCGTGCCCGAATCGATGAAGAGCGGGTCGCTCGCCTTGGGGACGACCGACTGGCAGACGATGACCGCAATCACCCTCCCGGCGGCGTTCTCGGGCGTCTCGGCGGCCGTCCTCCTCGGCGTCGGGCGGGCCATCGGCGAGACGATGGCCGCGACGGTGATGCTCCGAAACAACCCGAAGATAGCCGAACCTCTCTACAACGTGTTCTACGGATACGAGACGCTCACGTCGCTCATCGCGGCGAACTACGGCGAGGCGACCGGCCTGCAGATGAACGCGCTGTTCGTCGCGGGCGTCATCCTGTTCGTGACGGTCCTCTGTCTCAGCGTCGGGTCGCAGTTGATAGAGGCGCGGATGCGCCGTAAACTCGGGGGGAGCGACTGA
- a CDS encoding alcohol dehydrogenase catalytic domain-containing protein yields the protein MRVAAFGELVGPDGVSLVDRPTPDPGPGEAVVDVEACSINRHDLWILEGDSAMVDADDLPFVSGLDVAGVVDEVGEGVTGVEAGDRVVLCPNETCGVCRFCREGPENLCENFSLYHGGLAEAARVDADRLIPLPESVTAAEAAALPTAYVTAYHMLRRADVSPGDLVFVPGATGGVGVASVQLADVLGARTVGTSSSAAKLDRLDELGLDHAIEGTDPDELREAVLEIGRPDAVVNHLGGPYTGLGLDVLRRAGTMTVCGRTAGGTSEIDVPDLFLGQKHVVGSTMGTQTDLERLVELVADGELAPEIDETFSLDATDDAFAAMQDRESVGKIVVTP from the coding sequence ATGCGCGTTGCAGCGTTCGGCGAACTCGTCGGACCGGACGGAGTGAGCCTCGTCGACCGACCGACGCCCGACCCCGGACCGGGGGAGGCCGTCGTGGACGTCGAGGCCTGTTCCATCAACCGACACGACCTCTGGATTCTGGAGGGCGACTCCGCGATGGTCGACGCCGACGACCTTCCGTTCGTCAGCGGACTCGACGTCGCCGGCGTCGTAGACGAAGTGGGCGAGGGCGTGACCGGCGTCGAGGCGGGGGACCGCGTCGTCCTCTGCCCGAACGAGACGTGCGGCGTCTGCCGGTTCTGCCGGGAGGGGCCGGAGAACCTCTGTGAGAACTTCTCTCTGTACCACGGCGGCCTCGCGGAGGCGGCGCGCGTCGACGCCGACCGCCTGATTCCGCTCCCGGAGTCGGTCACCGCGGCCGAGGCGGCCGCCCTCCCGACGGCGTACGTGACCGCCTACCACATGCTCCGGCGGGCGGACGTCTCGCCCGGCGACCTCGTGTTCGTTCCCGGCGCGACCGGCGGCGTCGGCGTCGCGAGCGTCCAACTCGCGGACGTTCTCGGCGCGCGAACCGTCGGCACCTCCTCCTCGGCGGCGAAACTCGACCGCCTCGACGAACTCGGTCTGGACCACGCGATAGAGGGAACCGACCCCGACGAACTCCGCGAGGCGGTACTCGAAATCGGTCGCCCCGACGCGGTGGTGAACCACCTCGGCGGCCCCTACACCGGCCTCGGGTTGGACGTACTCCGCCGCGCCGGGACGATGACCGTCTGCGGGCGCACCGCGGGCGGCACCTCGGAGATAGACGTCCCGGACCTGTTCCTCGGACAGAAGCACGTCGTCGGCAGTACGATGGGCACGCAGACCGACTTAGAGCGGTTGGTCGAACTCGTCGCCGACGGCGAACTCGCCCCGGAGATAGACGAGACGTTCTCGCTGGACGCCACCGACGACGCCTTCGCCGCGATGCAAGACCGCGAGAGCGTCGGGAAGATAGTCGTCACGCCCTGA
- a CDS encoding cytochrome b family protein: MTDDHSEEDARTDGTGVVAPDGETPTWRERKERSAGLPRLTYEYFERSRREDEELRRESDYVERDVLGFPTWPHEIIRNLSIACFFVGIILFLAATLPPHIGNPANPSSTPGIILPDWYLYWSFGLLKLGPLNPELAVLGGQKLMGDRMYGVLANIVVVGAIAIVPFLNKGSARRPVEQPFWSAVGVGGVTFALTLSIYSAKNLVPMNVDLLFDMTFLLPPVAALVAYPVLKAMREGYMYGLNKRYYRLRPPK, translated from the coding sequence ATGACCGACGACCACTCCGAGGAGGACGCTCGCACCGACGGCACGGGCGTCGTCGCCCCGGACGGAGAGACGCCGACGTGGCGGGAACGCAAAGAGCGCTCGGCGGGCCTGCCGCGCCTCACTTACGAGTACTTCGAGCGCTCTCGCCGCGAAGACGAGGAGTTGCGGCGGGAGTCCGACTACGTCGAACGCGACGTGTTGGGCTTCCCGACGTGGCCCCACGAGATAATTCGTAACCTCTCTATCGCGTGTTTCTTCGTCGGTATCATCCTGTTTCTGGCGGCGACGCTCCCGCCGCACATCGGCAACCCGGCGAACCCGAGTTCCACGCCGGGCATCATCCTGCCGGACTGGTACCTCTACTGGTCGTTCGGCCTGCTGAAGCTCGGTCCGCTGAACCCCGAGTTGGCCGTCCTCGGCGGGCAGAAGCTGATGGGCGACCGGATGTACGGCGTCCTCGCGAACATCGTCGTCGTCGGTGCCATCGCCATCGTCCCGTTCCTCAACAAGGGAAGCGCGCGACGCCCCGTCGAGCAACCGTTCTGGTCCGCCGTCGGCGTCGGCGGCGTCACCTTCGCGCTGACTCTCAGCATCTACTCGGCGAAGAACCTCGTGCCGATGAACGTGGACCTGCTGTTCGATATGACGTTCCTCCTGCCGCCCGTCGCGGCCCTCGTCGCGTACCCGGTGCTGAAGGCGATGCGCGAGGGGTACATGTACGGCCTCAACAAGCGGTACTACCGTCTCCGCCCGCCGAAGTGA
- a CDS encoding DUF5684 domain-containing protein, translating into MVSNAGSSVMIPLQSDAGAGLGAVFFLLLILAFFFVPAIGMWKTFVKAGQPGWGAFVPFLNFFYLVEIADRPTWWVALPIIPVIGWILMIALFVDVAKQFGKGPGTGLGLAVLPFVFWPFLGFGDAEYLGDTNPGV; encoded by the coding sequence ATGGTAAGTAACGCAGGCAGCAGCGTGATGATTCCGTTACAGAGCGACGCAGGTGCAGGACTCGGAGCGGTGTTCTTCCTCCTCCTGATACTGGCTTTCTTCTTCGTTCCGGCCATCGGGATGTGGAAGACGTTCGTAAAAGCGGGCCAACCCGGATGGGGCGCGTTCGTTCCCTTCCTCAACTTCTTCTATCTGGTCGAGATCGCCGACCGTCCGACGTGGTGGGTGGCTCTGCCGATCATCCCGGTCATCGGCTGGATACTCATGATCGCACTGTTCGTCGACGTGGCCAAGCAGTTCGGCAAAGGACCGGGGACGGGACTCGGACTGGCGGTCCTCCCGTTCGTCTTTTGGCCGTTCCTCGGATTCGGAGACGCGGAGTATCTCGGCGATACGAATCCCGGCGTATAG
- a CDS encoding PstS family phosphate ABC transporter substrate-binding protein gives MTQESERLTDRVSRRKFLVTSGAIGAAGIAGCSGQAEQETETETDATTEAAGETGTESPTEEETTEAEETESGDQSMLTAEGSSTVYPISNKGSSYWNSNAPADDGEYWGSSDEGTVPGWDEIQTDKRLADYFAGLYGFEATETQAKPPFATSVALSHSGTGCKSVRDGLVDIGNSSGPITAELGITESKAKEQFVDHVVGRDGQPVVVSKDVYDAGVTQLTGEQVRKIYQDEITNWSEVGGPDQEIYVVGRAEGSGTDTAFRLNMLGDAEASMPGVDTRKGQNQQVATVVQQNEGAIAYMALAFTGEQVRPIALDIEGTVYKPSKDAENTIYDSSYPLNRDLHMYTKKTDDTPEGTDMREAAFINMFLTTFGQKTFVEDVNYIPLPTKDIEAEKQKLPAQP, from the coding sequence ATGACGCAAGAGTCAGAGCGTCTGACAGATCGAGTATCACGGCGGAAGTTTCTGGTGACGTCCGGGGCCATCGGGGCCGCCGGAATCGCGGGTTGTTCGGGCCAAGCCGAGCAGGAAACCGAGACCGAAACCGACGCAACCACGGAGGCGGCCGGCGAGACGGGGACCGAGAGCCCGACCGAGGAGGAGACCACCGAGGCCGAGGAGACCGAATCGGGCGACCAGTCGATGCTCACCGCCGAGGGGTCCTCGACGGTGTACCCCATCTCGAACAAGGGCAGTTCCTACTGGAACTCGAACGCCCCCGCCGACGACGGCGAGTACTGGGGGTCCAGCGACGAGGGGACCGTCCCCGGTTGGGACGAGATACAGACCGACAAGCGACTCGCCGACTACTTCGCCGGTCTCTACGGGTTCGAGGCGACCGAAACGCAGGCGAAACCGCCGTTCGCGACGAGCGTCGCCCTCAGTCACTCGGGGACCGGGTGTAAGTCCGTCCGCGACGGCCTCGTCGACATCGGCAACTCGTCGGGCCCCATCACCGCGGAACTCGGAATCACCGAGTCGAAGGCCAAAGAGCAGTTCGTCGACCACGTCGTCGGCCGCGACGGCCAACCGGTCGTCGTCAGCAAGGACGTCTACGACGCGGGCGTCACCCAACTCACCGGCGAGCAGGTCCGGAAAATCTACCAAGACGAGATTACCAACTGGAGCGAGGTCGGCGGCCCCGACCAAGAGATATACGTGGTCGGCCGCGCCGAAGGCTCCGGAACGGACACGGCGTTCCGACTCAACATGCTCGGCGACGCCGAAGCGTCGATGCCGGGCGTCGACACCCGGAAGGGGCAGAATCAGCAGGTCGCGACCGTCGTCCAGCAGAACGAGGGCGCCATCGCGTACATGGCGCTCGCGTTCACCGGCGAGCAGGTTCGACCCATCGCCCTCGACATCGAGGGGACGGTGTACAAGCCGAGCAAGGACGCGGAGAACACTATCTACGACAGTTCGTACCCGCTCAACCGCGACCTCCACATGTACACCAAGAAGACCGACGACACCCCCGAGGGGACGGACATGCGGGAGGCCGCCTTCATCAACATGTTCCTGACCACCTTCGGGCAGAAGACGTTCGTCGAGGACGTCAACTACATTCCGCTGCCGACGAAGGACATCGAGGCCGAAAAGCAGAAGCTGCCCGCCCAACCGTAA
- the pstA gene encoding phosphate ABC transporter permease PstA translates to MAGATESDLVRERATGTGAAAAGAVGLSALLFALGLAALFEVVSVTGTVGGVRTVSLLGGLLAVLGLAVVAFGVGSSVGAVESTPRSDAGAVAAAAFSGVWFVVGGLVGSQTLGLGGLGWVAVAVLAGGVAFAVSVVPREDVGSTVPAGALALLAGGAFLTGAIGPAWSWEPTGLRATFAADLVVPALTLFCALLTGWAAAKAYGGFGAQGRHTGAYVLVSLNVLAIVSVLVVLVAFTVTKGAPGLFRGIAVGAGVGPETTIDLFGFSHTIVWPVSWPFVTNGVALLNDHNGVLPAIVGTVWLVVGAVTFAVPLGVGAAIYLTEYAERGRFTQVIEVATNGLWSTPSIVFGLFGFAFLVPRFGGRRTLFSGMLTLGFMLLPLVVITSREAMLAVPDEYRDASAALGVTKWQTVRSVVLPAALPGVVTGVILGVGRIAGETAPILLTMAGGTFVPGGQTVDVVGGFRFTASPPFVENPELMQATAALPYQLYALITAGVGKSGPVSDLEQFKWATALVLLAVVLSFYLVGIVTRYYFRSKLRE, encoded by the coding sequence ATGGCCGGCGCGACCGAATCGGACCTCGTCCGCGAACGGGCGACCGGAACTGGCGCGGCGGCCGCGGGCGCGGTCGGACTCTCGGCCCTCCTGTTCGCACTCGGGTTGGCCGCGCTGTTCGAGGTGGTGTCCGTCACGGGGACCGTCGGCGGCGTGCGGACGGTGTCGCTCCTCGGCGGCCTCCTCGCGGTTCTCGGCCTCGCCGTCGTCGCGTTCGGCGTCGGATCCAGCGTCGGCGCGGTCGAATCGACGCCCCGGTCGGACGCCGGGGCGGTCGCGGCGGCGGCGTTCTCCGGCGTCTGGTTCGTCGTCGGCGGACTCGTCGGCTCGCAGACGCTCGGCCTCGGCGGCCTCGGGTGGGTCGCCGTCGCCGTCCTCGCGGGCGGCGTCGCCTTCGCCGTCTCGGTCGTCCCGCGCGAGGACGTGGGCTCTACGGTCCCTGCGGGCGCACTCGCCCTCCTCGCGGGCGGCGCGTTCCTCACCGGCGCAATCGGCCCGGCGTGGTCGTGGGAACCGACCGGCCTGCGCGCGACGTTCGCCGCGGACCTCGTCGTGCCCGCGCTGACGCTGTTCTGCGCCCTCCTGACGGGGTGGGCGGCGGCGAAAGCGTACGGCGGGTTCGGAGCGCAGGGCCGACACACGGGCGCGTACGTGCTCGTGTCGCTGAACGTCCTCGCCATCGTCTCCGTACTCGTCGTCCTCGTGGCGTTTACGGTCACCAAGGGCGCGCCGGGTCTGTTCCGGGGCATCGCCGTCGGCGCGGGCGTCGGCCCGGAGACGACCATCGACCTGTTCGGATTCAGCCACACTATCGTCTGGCCGGTGTCGTGGCCGTTCGTCACGAACGGCGTGGCGTTGCTCAACGACCACAACGGCGTGCTCCCGGCCATCGTGGGGACGGTGTGGCTGGTCGTCGGGGCGGTGACGTTCGCGGTTCCGTTGGGCGTCGGCGCGGCCATCTACCTCACCGAGTACGCCGAGCGGGGGCGGTTCACGCAGGTCATCGAAGTCGCCACCAACGGCCTCTGGAGCACCCCGAGCATCGTCTTCGGGCTGTTCGGCTTCGCGTTCCTCGTCCCCCGGTTCGGGGGCCGCAGGACGCTGTTCTCGGGGATGCTCACGCTCGGGTTCATGTTACTGCCGCTCGTGGTCATCACGAGTCGGGAGGCGATGCTCGCGGTGCCCGACGAGTACCGCGACGCAAGCGCCGCCCTCGGCGTGACGAAGTGGCAGACCGTCCGGAGCGTCGTCCTCCCGGCGGCGCTTCCCGGCGTCGTCACGGGCGTCATCCTCGGCGTCGGCCGAATCGCCGGCGAGACGGCGCCCATCCTCTTGACGATGGCGGGCGGGACGTTCGTCCCCGGAGGACAGACCGTAGACGTCGTCGGCGGCTTCCGGTTCACCGCGTCGCCGCCGTTCGTGGAGAACCCCGAGTTGATGCAGGCGACCGCCGCCCTGCCGTACCAACTGTACGCACTCATCACGGCGGGCGTCGGGAAGTCGGGACCCGTCTCCGACCTCGAGCAGTTCAAGTGGGCGACGGCGCTCGTGCTGTTGGCCGTCGTGCTGTCGTTCTACCTCGTCGGCATCGTCACGAGATACTACTTCCGCAGCAAACTTCGAGAATGA
- a CDS encoding winged helix-turn-helix domain-containing protein — MSIDGIPVSELDDLFGSVANELRISILRELWDRYGEPVSFTELQSRVGVRDSGQFNYHLNVLVPEFVRKTEEGYVLTHTGKQTIGAAVSGYFSTEDVEVDSVRAGECMFCGEELTARYEGGNVVIDCSACENLITKMPVPPVTVASTPRENLPQVLGKHVLTLAHQLSRGFCTLCHGRVDSTLTVRSDEESVAYRAALDVKFECRACGDRTHLNAGAVVVDHPAVASFLFDSGIDPRETYPWELLPLLDPETTITSEDPLELELTVRTDGGALKLTLDDAANVVAYARR, encoded by the coding sequence GTGTCGATCGACGGAATACCCGTTTCGGAACTCGACGACCTGTTCGGGTCCGTCGCCAACGAACTGCGAATCTCGATTCTCCGGGAACTGTGGGACCGATACGGCGAACCGGTCTCGTTCACCGAACTCCAGTCGCGGGTCGGCGTCCGCGACTCCGGGCAGTTCAACTACCACCTGAACGTACTCGTCCCGGAGTTCGTCCGGAAGACGGAGGAGGGGTACGTGCTCACCCACACCGGAAAACAGACCATCGGCGCGGCCGTCTCGGGGTACTTCTCCACCGAGGACGTCGAAGTCGACTCCGTCCGCGCGGGCGAGTGCATGTTCTGCGGCGAGGAACTGACCGCGCGGTACGAGGGGGGCAACGTCGTCATCGACTGTTCGGCCTGCGAGAACCTGATAACGAAGATGCCGGTGCCGCCGGTGACCGTCGCGAGCACGCCCCGCGAGAACCTCCCGCAGGTGCTCGGAAAGCACGTGCTGACGCTCGCACACCAGTTGAGCCGGGGGTTCTGTACGCTCTGTCACGGCCGCGTGGACTCGACGCTCACCGTCCGGTCGGACGAGGAGTCCGTCGCGTACCGCGCCGCCCTCGACGTCAAGTTCGAGTGTCGGGCCTGCGGGGACCGGACCCACCTGAACGCGGGTGCCGTCGTCGTGGACCATCCCGCGGTGGCGTCGTTCCTGTTCGACTCGGGAATCGACCCGCGCGAGACGTACCCGTGGGAACTTTTGCCGCTTCTCGACCCCGAGACGACGATTACGAGCGAGGACCCCCTCGAACTGGAACTGACGGTCCGCACCGACGGCGGCGCACTGAAACTGACGCTCGACGACGCCGCGAACGTCGTCGCGTACGCACGGCGGTAG
- a CDS encoding L-rhamnose mutarotase — translation MERIAFHLEIADGKREAYREKHEDVPEALEEAYLTSGAGLETYSVFEKDGHVFGYMELEDREKIRRVMESSKAQSDWNEVMDPILEDGDGDMWMDEVYRMK, via the coding sequence ATGGAGCGCATCGCGTTTCACTTAGAGATAGCTGACGGGAAGCGAGAGGCGTACAGAGAGAAACACGAGGACGTGCCCGAGGCGTTAGAGGAGGCGTACCTCACCTCCGGGGCGGGTCTTGAGACGTACAGCGTCTTCGAGAAGGACGGTCACGTCTTCGGCTACATGGAACTGGAGGACAGAGAGAAGATTCGTCGGGTGATGGAGTCGAGCAAGGCCCAATCGGACTGGAACGAGGTGATGGACCCCATCCTCGAAGACGGCGACGGCGATATGTGGATGGACGAGGTGTATCGGATGAAGTAG
- the pstB gene encoding phosphate ABC transporter ATP-binding protein PstB: MSETTKPSETDRSTDQPARTTNGETDERIRAEWCDYEFDGRAKLAVEDLDVYYGDDHALDGVSMEIPENSVTALVGPSGCGKSTFLRCLNRMNDRIKAASVEGSVRLDGEEIYRDRVDLVELRKRVGMVFQSPNPFPKSIRENVAYGPRKHGDIDTGLLSNLLGRSDESEEEALVERSLRQAALWEEVNDRLDDNALGLSGGQQQRLCIARALATDPEVILMDEPASALDPIATAKIEDLIHDLSTEYTVVIVTHNMQQAARISDQTAVFLTGGKLVEYGDTDRLFEEPQSQRVEDYITGKFG; the protein is encoded by the coding sequence ATGAGCGAGACTACCAAACCTTCAGAGACCGACCGCAGTACCGACCAACCCGCCCGAACGACGAACGGAGAGACCGACGAGCGGATTCGAGCCGAGTGGTGCGACTACGAGTTCGACGGGCGGGCGAAACTCGCCGTCGAGGACTTAGACGTCTACTACGGCGACGACCACGCCCTCGACGGCGTGTCGATGGAGATACCCGAGAACAGCGTCACCGCGCTCGTCGGCCCCTCGGGGTGCGGGAAATCGACGTTCCTGCGCTGTCTCAACCGGATGAACGACCGCATCAAAGCCGCGAGCGTCGAGGGGTCGGTCCGGCTCGACGGCGAGGAGATATACCGCGACCGGGTGGACCTCGTCGAACTCCGCAAGCGCGTGGGGATGGTGTTCCAGTCGCCCAACCCGTTCCCGAAGTCCATCAGGGAGAACGTCGCGTACGGGCCGCGGAAGCACGGCGACATCGACACCGGACTGCTGTCGAACCTGCTCGGTCGGTCCGACGAGAGCGAGGAGGAAGCGCTCGTCGAACGGTCGCTTCGGCAGGCGGCCCTCTGGGAGGAGGTGAACGACCGCCTCGACGACAACGCCCTCGGCCTCTCCGGCGGCCAACAGCAGCGTCTCTGTATCGCTCGGGCGTTGGCGACCGACCCCGAGGTCATCCTGATGGACGAACCCGCCTCGGCGTTGGACCCCATCGCCACGGCGAAGATAGAGGACCTCATCCACGACCTCTCGACGGAGTACACGGTGGTCATCGTCACCCACAACATGCAGCAGGCCGCCCGCATCTCCGACCAGACGGCGGTGTTCCTGACGGGCGGCAAACTCGTCGAGTACGGCGACACCGACCGACTGTTCGAGGAACCGCAGAGCCAACGCGTCGAGGACTACATCACCGGGAAGTTCGGGTGA
- a CDS encoding phosphate signaling complex PhoU family protein: protein METRKIQKVSNGTYTVSLPKRWAEDEDISAGTVVDLHTHIDGLLVVQAPGREDGSTGCVTVQVAPESTERLEQTLRAAYTAGYEEVVLDVSESFTDAQKRVLRRVTRSLAGMTVTDRSDERVVVRNLLDANQVSVRQSVRQLQFVALSMHREATAVLTGDGPAENLSDRDDEADRLYAMVDRHFCRGLTRLDEIDALGATREELFRLHATARELERIADHAERIATVGAAVENPRTRAVDDIADIAETARGAVDDAVAAVVADADTAAAALNARDRVREEAETLDRRLFEAPDGDYRLTYALDGVRRTAEHAGNIAEVGLRTAIRDGVPAASPSDTDGDGGD from the coding sequence ATGGAGACGCGCAAGATTCAGAAAGTCAGCAACGGGACGTACACGGTCTCACTTCCGAAACGATGGGCAGAGGACGAAGACATCAGCGCGGGCACGGTGGTCGACCTCCACACCCACATCGACGGCCTGTTGGTCGTCCAAGCGCCGGGGCGCGAGGACGGGTCGACCGGCTGCGTGACGGTGCAGGTCGCCCCCGAGAGCACGGAACGCCTCGAACAGACGCTCCGGGCCGCCTACACCGCCGGGTACGAGGAGGTGGTCCTCGACGTCTCGGAGTCGTTCACCGACGCCCAGAAACGAGTCCTCAGGCGTGTCACGAGGAGTTTAGCCGGGATGACGGTCACCGACCGGAGCGACGAGAGGGTCGTCGTCCGGAACCTGCTGGACGCGAACCAAGTGTCGGTCCGGCAGTCGGTGCGCCAACTGCAGTTCGTCGCACTCTCGATGCACCGGGAGGCGACGGCGGTGCTGACCGGCGACGGACCCGCCGAGAACCTCTCGGACCGCGACGACGAGGCAGACCGCCTCTACGCGATGGTGGACCGCCACTTCTGTCGCGGACTGACGCGCCTCGACGAGATAGACGCCCTCGGCGCGACGCGCGAGGAACTGTTTCGGTTGCACGCGACGGCGCGCGAACTGGAGCGTATCGCCGACCACGCCGAACGCATCGCGACGGTCGGGGCCGCGGTGGAGAACCCGCGGACGCGCGCCGTAGACGACATCGCCGACATCGCAGAAACCGCCCGAGGAGCCGTCGACGACGCGGTGGCCGCCGTCGTCGCGGACGCCGACACCGCCGCGGCGGCGTTGAACGCCCGCGACCGAGTGCGCGAGGAGGCCGAGACGCTCGATCGCCGACTGTTCGAGGCCCCCGACGGCGACTACCGCCTCACGTACGCCCTCGACGGCGTTCGCCGGACGGCCGAACACGCGGGCAACATCGCGGAGGTCGGACTTCGGACGGCGATTCGGGACGGCGTACCCGCCGCGTCGCCGTCCGATACAGACGGAGACGGCGGCGACTGA